One Olsenella sp. oral taxon 807 DNA segment encodes these proteins:
- a CDS encoding ATP-binding protein: MFKRKCYDKLLEWKRESSGKSAVLVEGARRVGKTTLVREFAEYEYADHIYIDFSKVPKVVLDLFRNEREDVDTFLRMLQLQYVKDMPVRESVIIFDEVQRFPMAREYIKHLVADGRFDYIETGSLISIRKSVGDIVIPSEEDRLQLHPFDFDEYLWAMGAGVYVGAIREAFFERMPLPDPVHAKVMRLFDEYILVGGMPQSVEAFVESKRFSSCDRVKHSILNLYLEDIGKFGGAEARRARALFQEIPGQLSAASKRFKFASVGRGSMYDDYEPAIDWLDDAHLVNPCRMCADPSVGLRLTERASSLKLYMADTGLLATHAFADGPRALEVQRDIQFGRVSVNRGMLVENVVAQQLRTSGHALYYHTWEEPGKKDGARPRPREIDFLITQPFADAAGKLRVSPIETKSSKNYTTVSLDDFRRKYSKRVGEEVVLHTKQLSVDGNRSYLPLYMSGLS, from the coding sequence ATGTTCAAGCGTAAGTGCTACGACAAGCTGCTGGAATGGAAACGAGAGTCAAGTGGTAAGAGCGCTGTGCTCGTCGAAGGTGCCCGCCGTGTGGGCAAGACCACGCTTGTGCGTGAATTCGCGGAGTATGAATATGCCGACCACATCTACATAGACTTCTCGAAGGTCCCTAAGGTCGTGCTCGACCTATTTCGCAACGAGCGCGAGGACGTTGACACGTTCCTGCGTATGTTGCAACTCCAGTACGTCAAGGACATGCCGGTACGTGAGTCTGTCATCATCTTCGACGAGGTCCAGCGCTTTCCTATGGCGCGGGAGTACATCAAGCACCTCGTGGCCGACGGCCGCTTCGACTATATCGAGACCGGATCGCTCATCTCCATACGCAAGAGCGTGGGGGACATCGTCATACCGTCTGAGGAGGATCGCCTTCAGCTTCACCCCTTCGACTTCGACGAGTATCTCTGGGCAATGGGTGCAGGCGTTTACGTGGGCGCGATCCGTGAGGCCTTCTTTGAGAGAATGCCCCTGCCTGATCCCGTGCACGCCAAGGTCATGCGCCTCTTCGACGAGTACATTCTCGTGGGCGGCATGCCCCAGTCCGTCGAGGCGTTCGTCGAGTCAAAGCGCTTCTCTTCGTGCGACCGTGTCAAGCACAGCATCCTCAATCTGTACCTGGAGGATATCGGCAAGTTCGGTGGCGCCGAGGCGCGCCGGGCCCGTGCGCTGTTCCAGGAGATTCCCGGACAGCTCTCTGCGGCATCTAAGCGTTTCAAGTTCGCGAGCGTCGGGAGGGGCTCTATGTACGACGACTATGAGCCTGCGATCGACTGGCTGGACGACGCGCACCTGGTCAATCCCTGCCGCATGTGCGCGGACCCTTCAGTTGGCCTGCGTCTGACCGAGAGGGCGAGCTCGCTTAAGCTGTACATGGCCGATACCGGTCTTCTCGCGACCCACGCGTTCGCCGATGGCCCCCGCGCGCTCGAGGTCCAGAGGGATATCCAGTTCGGGCGCGTGAGCGTCAACCGAGGCATGCTCGTTGAGAACGTCGTGGCCCAGCAGTTGCGTACGAGCGGGCATGCGCTCTACTATCACACCTGGGAAGAGCCTGGCAAGAAAGATGGCGCGCGGCCTCGTCCGCGCGAGATAGACTTCCTGATCACGCAGCCGTTCGCTGACGCTGCGGGAAAACTGCGCGTCAGCCCCATCGAGACCAAGTCTTCGAAGAACTACACCACCGTGTCGCTCGACGATTTCAGGAGGAAGTACTCCAAGAGGGTGGGCGAGGAGGTGGTGCTGCATACCAAGCAGCTTTCCGTCGATGGCAACCGGTCGTACCTGCCCCTTTACATGTCCGGCCTGTCGTAG
- a CDS encoding APC family permease has protein sequence MAGSAAPTSGMKKELTLFNFFTIGFGAIIGTGWVLLVGDWMVLGGGPIPAMIAFAIGALFLVPIGMCFGELTAAIPISGGIIEYVERTFGRKLGFLTGWMLLLGNAPLCPWEAIAISKLLTDRFAEFPVLAWLRSVKLYTILGADVYLWPTLIALAFAVLVIVLNFRGASAAAKLSSFLTKALLTGMILAMIISFMGGDNLAKAMPPFSQVIGAAGGKSTEATSLLGGVLAVLVMTPFFYAGFDTIPQQAEEASENLDWKKFGLVPAIALLASGVFYLICIFAFGTIVNWHDFVMKPVPALAVLEQINIFFYIAMLIIATLGPLGPMNAFFGASTRLMLALGRKEMLPKSFAQIDPTSGTPKQANIVMGALTLIGPFLGGNMLLPLTAVASLGFIFACTMAGFACFKLRKTEPDLPRPYVVNGGKGGIIAAIVAGLIIVGLMVIPFSPAALKPVEWAITITWIVIGFVIFFACGGAKVAARKP, from the coding sequence ATGGCGGGCAGCGCGGCGCCGACCAGTGGCATGAAGAAGGAGCTGACACTCTTCAACTTCTTTACCATTGGCTTCGGCGCAATTATTGGTACGGGATGGGTCCTTCTCGTGGGCGACTGGATGGTGTTGGGAGGGGGACCAATCCCAGCGATGATAGCATTTGCCATCGGCGCTCTCTTCCTGGTTCCAATAGGCATGTGCTTTGGTGAGCTGACTGCCGCGATTCCGATCTCGGGCGGTATCATCGAATACGTGGAGCGCACCTTTGGGCGTAAGCTCGGCTTCCTGACAGGCTGGATGCTCCTCTTGGGCAACGCGCCGCTTTGCCCGTGGGAGGCGATTGCCATCTCCAAGCTCCTGACGGATAGATTCGCCGAGTTTCCCGTTCTTGCATGGTTGAGGTCGGTCAAGCTCTACACGATCCTTGGGGCAGACGTCTACCTGTGGCCCACGCTCATCGCCCTTGCGTTTGCGGTCTTGGTCATTGTCCTGAACTTTCGTGGCGCCAGTGCGGCGGCAAAGCTCTCCTCATTTCTGACCAAGGCACTGCTGACGGGCATGATCCTGGCCATGATCATCTCGTTTATGGGTGGGGATAACCTGGCCAAGGCGATGCCTCCCTTCTCGCAGGTCATAGGTGCCGCAGGTGGCAAGTCAACCGAGGCTACGAGTCTCCTCGGAGGTGTCTTGGCCGTCCTCGTCATGACGCCGTTCTTCTATGCGGGCTTTGACACCATTCCCCAGCAGGCCGAGGAGGCTTCCGAGAACCTTGACTGGAAGAAGTTCGGTCTTGTTCCCGCAATCGCACTGCTCGCCTCGGGGGTGTTCTACCTGATCTGCATCTTTGCCTTTGGCACCATTGTCAACTGGCATGATTTCGTTATGAAGCCAGTGCCGGCACTGGCAGTCCTAGAGCAGATTAACATCTTCTTCTACATTGCGATGCTCATAATTGCCACCCTTGGCCCTTTGGGTCCCATGAATGCGTTCTTTGGTGCGTCCACCCGCCTGATGCTTGCTCTAGGACGCAAGGAGATGCTGCCGAAGTCTTTTGCTCAGATTGACCCCACGTCAGGTACTCCCAAACAGGCCAATATCGTTATGGGTGCCCTGACGCTCATAGGGCCATTTCTTGGCGGCAACATGCTTCTGCCCCTCACGGCAGTTGCATCCCTGGGCTTCATATTTGCCTGTACGATGGCCGGCTTCGCCTGCTTCAAGCTGCGCAAAACCGAGCCTGACCTTCCTCGTCCCTACGTGGTCAACGGCGGTAAGGGCGGCATCATAGCCGCCATCGTTGCCGGCTTGATCATCGTTGGCCTCATGGTCATCCCCTTCAGTCCGGCTGCGCTCAAGCCTGTTGAATGGGCCATCACCATCACGTGGATCGTCATAGGCTTCGTGATCTTCTTTGCGTGTGGGGGCGCTAAGGTAGCGGCTCGAAAACCCTAG
- the upp gene encoding uracil phosphoribosyltransferase, translating into MGFDTSRLTIIDHPLVQHKLHILRDRDTPTKQFRELVGELAIFEGYEAMRDFPLEDIEVTTPLEKTVCKRIAGKKVAIIPILRAGLGMVDGLLSLVPSARVGHVGMYRDPTTHAPHQYYCKFPPDVESRTCLIVDPMLATGGSLTAAIQFLREAHVRDIRALTIVSAPEGVRAALDFDPDVRLYTCAVDRGLNESAYILPGLGDAGDRIYGTK; encoded by the coding sequence ATGGGGTTTGACACAAGTCGCCTTACGATCATCGACCATCCGCTGGTCCAGCACAAGCTGCACATCCTGCGCGACAGGGACACTCCCACCAAGCAGTTTCGCGAACTGGTCGGCGAGCTTGCGATCTTCGAGGGCTATGAGGCCATGCGTGACTTTCCCCTTGAGGATATCGAGGTAACGACTCCGCTCGAGAAGACCGTCTGCAAGCGAATCGCGGGAAAGAAGGTCGCCATCATTCCCATTCTGCGCGCCGGCCTGGGTATGGTGGACGGCCTGCTCTCGCTCGTTCCCTCCGCGCGCGTCGGGCACGTGGGGATGTATCGTGATCCCACAACCCATGCGCCGCACCAGTACTACTGTAAGTTTCCGCCAGACGTCGAGAGCCGTACCTGCCTCATCGTGGATCCCATGCTCGCAACAGGCGGTTCGCTCACGGCGGCCATACAGTTTTTGCGCGAGGCGCACGTCAGGGACATCCGTGCCCTCACGATAGTGTCGGCCCCCGAGGGCGTCAGGGCGGCTCTGGACTTCGACCCTGACGTGCGGCTCTATACCTGTGCGGTCGACAGGGGACTCAACGAGAGCGCCTACATCCTGCCGGGCTTGGGTGACGCGGGGGATCGTATCTATGGTACCAAGTAG
- the rpiB gene encoding ribose 5-phosphate isomerase B encodes MRVAIASDHGGFDQKVALARYIQSLGHEVADLGTTTGKRCDYPDYADKVARLVASGGAERGVLICGTGIGMALAADKVPGIRAANIQTPQFARLFREHNDGNVLCLSGRFTPLELNEEIVRVFLTQQCAGGRHATRVKKIMREDDSGFKGVGKSFEQEG; translated from the coding sequence ATGAGGGTTGCCATCGCGTCAGATCATGGGGGCTTTGACCAGAAGGTGGCGCTTGCCCGCTACATCCAGTCCCTCGGCCATGAGGTTGCTGACCTGGGGACGACGACAGGGAAGCGCTGTGACTACCCCGACTATGCGGATAAGGTCGCCCGTCTCGTCGCCTCGGGAGGGGCCGAGCGCGGAGTCCTCATCTGCGGCACGGGCATTGGCATGGCGCTTGCGGCCGACAAGGTCCCCGGCATCCGTGCCGCCAACATCCAGACGCCTCAGTTCGCGAGGCTCTTTCGGGAGCATAATGATGGGAATGTGCTCTGCTTGTCGGGTCGCTTCACGCCCTTGGAGCTCAACGAGGAGATCGTCAGGGTCTTCCTGACCCAGCAGTGTGCTGGTGGCCGCCATGCCACGCGGGTCAAGAAGATCATGCGCGAGGATGACTCTGGCTTCAAGGGCGTTGGGAAGAGCTTCGAGCAAGAGGGCTGA
- a CDS encoding amidohydrolase family protein — MGKYAFAGGQLVDGTGAAPINDSLVLVEDDKLTYAGRRTEIPEGFELRDVSGRTVMPGLVDTHLHFSGNLTDNDNDWVIESVAQKQACAVKQAYDALTHGLTTVVEIGRNGIAIRDLVNMGVMKGPRIFATGLGFCRVAGHGDSHHLPLQISKDSHPWGYQADGPWELRRAIRMRLRENPDAIKIWATGGGIWRWDSDRLQLFSTEEIQAIAEECAMVHIPLYAHSYNNFDAAYDCVRFGCTQMIHGFELDERTMNLMAEKGTFFTPTIGFLPTWYSTYPPEWTPELDAFPGETVVEKGLARTYANLRRAYELGITVTIGSDSFSFVTPYGYVSIDEMYDFVDKVGIPILDAIKAATSNGAKMLGKEDEFGSLEAGKSADLLVVKGDVARDIHALTPDAMEVIMKGGDIVIKGAL, encoded by the coding sequence ATGGGCAAGTACGCGTTTGCAGGTGGCCAACTCGTTGATGGTACTGGTGCCGCTCCCATCAACGACAGCCTCGTTCTGGTCGAGGACGACAAGCTGACCTATGCCGGTCGGCGCACCGAGATTCCCGAGGGCTTCGAGCTGCGTGACGTCTCGGGAAGGACCGTCATGCCGGGCCTGGTCGACACCCACCTGCACTTCTCGGGAAATCTGACCGACAACGACAACGACTGGGTCATCGAATCCGTTGCCCAGAAGCAGGCGTGTGCCGTCAAGCAGGCATATGATGCCCTGACCCATGGCCTTACCACCGTTGTCGAGATCGGACGCAACGGCATCGCGATTCGCGATCTCGTTAACATGGGTGTCATGAAGGGACCGCGCATCTTTGCCACGGGACTGGGCTTCTGCCGGGTTGCAGGCCATGGCGACTCCCACCATCTGCCTCTCCAGATTTCCAAGGACTCACACCCCTGGGGCTACCAGGCCGATGGACCGTGGGAGCTGCGCAGGGCCATCCGCATGCGCCTGCGCGAGAATCCCGACGCCATCAAGATCTGGGCCACGGGAGGTGGCATCTGGCGTTGGGACTCGGACCGCCTTCAGCTTTTTAGCACCGAGGAGATCCAGGCCATCGCCGAGGAGTGCGCGATGGTCCACATCCCCCTGTACGCACACTCCTACAACAACTTCGACGCGGCATACGACTGCGTGCGCTTTGGTTGCACGCAGATGATCCATGGCTTCGAGCTGGACGAGAGGACCATGAACCTCATGGCCGAGAAGGGCACCTTCTTCACGCCCACCATTGGCTTTCTGCCTACCTGGTACTCCACCTATCCCCCCGAGTGGACCCCCGAGCTCGATGCGTTTCCGGGCGAGACCGTCGTCGAGAAGGGCCTTGCGCGCACCTATGCCAACCTTCGCCGTGCCTATGAGTTGGGCATCACGGTCACCATCGGCTCCGACTCCTTCAGCTTTGTCACCCCGTACGGCTACGTTTCCATTGACGAGATGTATGACTTCGTCGACAAGGTCGGCATCCCCATCCTTGACGCCATCAAGGCGGCCACGAGCAACGGCGCCAAGATGCTGGGCAAGGAGGATGAGTTCGGTTCCCTTGAGGCGGGCAAGTCCGCAGATCTCCTCGTCGTGAAAGGTGACGTCGCGAGGGACATCCATGCCCTCACGCCCGATGCCATGGAGGTCATCATGAAGGGCGGGGATATCGTCATCAAGGGCGCCCTGTAG
- a CDS encoding VWA domain-containing protein, translating to MKKIASILVRSALASCLLCLALGGCAPAAPEQDSSLAGDSRTDATPTLSHQPKSLDSSDGANTEGLTSSSIGTPYEEPPVPYNTEEYAAMRENGFLSVAANPFSTFSADVDTASYCNLRRMLSSGTKLNDIPKGAVRIEEMLNYFRYDYRAPKDAEPFGVTPCISTCPWNPDTKLLVLGLSTEPKEYAQMHGNNLVFLIDSSGSMEDPEKMPLLKESMGELVANLNDDDTVSIVTYAGSERVVLEGAKARERERILQAVRELDANGSTNGQAGLAKAYELARAHFIEGGNNRIILASDGDLNVGITSQSELSDYVSQQRKSGVYLSVLGFGQGNYKDTKMESIADDGNGNYSYIDSIQEAKRVFGEDLCATMRTVADDVKLQVEFNPAYVKGYRLIGYENRSLNAEDFKNDKVDAGEVGSGHAVTVAYEIVTADSPMQLPEIDSKYGGGERKGEKNGEWMTLSVRYKNPGENDSKQLSYGIGEADVTDQPSDNWKFASAVIEFGMVATKSEHAGTASFDGAIALMDQMGALDDRQREFKKLVSIASL from the coding sequence ATGAAGAAGATCGCTTCAATTCTTGTCCGCTCAGCCCTCGCTAGCTGTCTGCTCTGCCTTGCGCTGGGGGGATGCGCCCCGGCCGCTCCCGAGCAGGACAGCTCACTTGCGGGAGACAGTCGCACGGACGCGACACCAACCTTGTCCCACCAGCCCAAGAGTCTCGACTCGTCCGATGGCGCGAATACAGAGGGTTTGACAAGCTCCTCCATAGGCACTCCCTATGAGGAGCCTCCAGTGCCCTATAACACCGAGGAGTATGCCGCCATGAGGGAGAACGGCTTTCTCAGCGTGGCCGCCAATCCCTTCTCCACCTTCTCCGCCGACGTGGATACCGCCAGCTACTGCAATCTGCGTCGCATGCTCAGCTCTGGCACCAAGCTGAACGACATCCCTAAGGGTGCCGTGCGCATCGAGGAGATGCTCAACTACTTTCGCTACGACTACCGTGCTCCTAAGGACGCAGAGCCCTTCGGTGTAACCCCCTGCATCTCCACCTGCCCCTGGAATCCCGACACCAAGCTGCTCGTTCTCGGGCTCTCGACCGAGCCGAAGGAGTATGCGCAGATGCACGGGAACAACCTGGTGTTTCTCATCGACAGTTCGGGATCTATGGAAGACCCCGAGAAGATGCCGCTGCTCAAGGAATCCATGGGCGAGCTCGTCGCCAACCTCAACGACGATGACACCGTGTCCATCGTCACCTATGCGGGCAGCGAGCGGGTCGTGCTCGAGGGCGCGAAGGCCCGCGAGCGCGAGCGTATCCTGCAGGCGGTGAGGGAACTGGACGCCAACGGCTCGACCAACGGGCAGGCCGGTCTTGCGAAGGCCTACGAGCTAGCACGCGCCCACTTCATTGAGGGGGGCAACAACCGTATCATCCTGGCCTCGGACGGAGACCTGAATGTGGGCATAACCAGTCAGAGTGAGCTGTCCGACTACGTGAGCCAGCAGCGCAAGAGCGGCGTGTACCTATCGGTGCTCGGCTTTGGACAGGGCAACTATAAGGACACAAAGATGGAGTCCATCGCCGATGACGGAAACGGCAACTACTCCTATATAGACTCGATCCAGGAGGCGAAGCGCGTGTTCGGGGAGGACCTCTGTGCCACCATGCGCACCGTGGCTGACGACGTCAAGCTGCAGGTCGAGTTCAACCCTGCCTATGTGAAGGGGTATCGCCTCATCGGATACGAGAACCGTTCCCTGAACGCAGAGGACTTCAAGAACGACAAGGTCGATGCGGGGGAGGTCGGAAGTGGGCATGCGGTGACCGTTGCCTACGAGATCGTGACGGCCGACTCGCCGATGCAGCTTCCCGAGATCGACTCAAAGTACGGAGGCGGCGAGCGCAAGGGTGAGAAGAACGGTGAGTGGATGACGCTGTCCGTACGATACAAGAATCCCGGCGAGAACGACTCAAAGCAGCTCAGCTATGGTATCGGGGAAGCCGACGTCACGGATCAGCCCTCCGACAACTGGAAGTTCGCGAGCGCAGTCATCGAGTTCGGCATGGTGGCAACGAAGAGCGAGCATGCGGGGACGGCCAGCTTCGATGGCGCGATAGCGCTCATGGACCAGATGGGCGCACTCGATGACCGTCAGCGTGAGTTCAAGAAACTCGTGAGCATCGCCAGCCTGTAG
- a CDS encoding RNA polymerase sigma factor gives MEAIYLRHVDTVYRVCYSFMGNAADSEDATQSTFVKLMKARPTFTNEEHEKAWLIRVASNHCKDVLKSSARKGVPLESVAEPAADERGPDLALDAVLALDSKYKDVVYLHYYEGYSAADIARMLGKPSSTVRTHLREARAILRKALGGQ, from the coding sequence GTGGAGGCCATCTACCTGCGTCACGTGGACACCGTCTATCGGGTGTGCTACTCCTTCATGGGCAACGCGGCCGATAGCGAGGATGCGACGCAATCCACGTTCGTCAAGCTCATGAAGGCTCGTCCGACCTTTACAAACGAGGAGCACGAGAAGGCGTGGCTGATCAGGGTGGCATCGAATCACTGCAAGGACGTGCTGAAGTCCTCGGCGCGCAAGGGCGTTCCCCTCGAGAGCGTGGCTGAGCCAGCTGCCGACGAGAGGGGTCCTGATCTGGCGCTCGACGCGGTCCTCGCTCTTGACTCCAAGTATAAGGACGTGGTGTACCTGCACTACTACGAGGGGTATTCCGCAGCCGACATCGCTCGCATGTTGGGTAAGCCCAGCTCGACCGTTCGTACCCACCTACGTGAGGCACGAGCGATACTGCGTAAGGCACTGGGAGGGCAGTGA
- a CDS encoding GTP-binding protein: protein MTENKRVKIILITGYLGAGKTTILNHILSNTEGVRAAVIVNDIGEINVDAALIKDGGYAREGDVIPLTNGCLCCTLSNDLSLQLGDLADTGKFDYIIIEASGICEPIPITYTISAFCNQSSHSDKHARLDLDNIVAVVDCARMYDEFDGGRALLGSNVSEDDIESLLIQQIEFCSTLVLNKVDLVTPEQLQELRALVRGLQRDAVIVEAAHGNIPIAELVDTGRFDFDRAYRSAAWMDAMEHPEEHEDPETLEYGISTFVYHRRRPFDANAFDDFVHSWPCSVIRAKGTVWIRQDPDMDYVFEQAGRQVRLYENGLFSDSFPEEEKRRLLAEQPELLRDWDPVCGDRRIRLCFIGRGMDRTAIETGLDACLREWKS, encoded by the coding sequence ATGACCGAGAACAAGCGGGTCAAGATAATCCTCATCACGGGTTATCTTGGCGCCGGTAAGACCACAATACTCAATCACATCCTTTCCAACACGGAGGGGGTTCGCGCGGCTGTCATCGTGAATGACATCGGCGAGATAAATGTGGATGCCGCCCTCATCAAGGACGGCGGCTATGCCAGGGAGGGTGACGTCATCCCTTTGACCAACGGCTGCCTGTGCTGCACGCTCTCAAATGACCTCAGCCTCCAGCTTGGCGACCTCGCTGACACCGGAAAGTTTGACTACATCATCATCGAGGCCTCGGGCATCTGCGAGCCCATTCCCATCACCTATACCATCTCGGCCTTCTGCAACCAAAGCAGTCACTCCGACAAGCACGCTCGGCTCGACTTGGACAACATCGTGGCGGTGGTGGACTGTGCCCGCATGTACGACGAGTTTGATGGTGGCCGGGCGCTGCTTGGCAGCAACGTCAGCGAGGATGACATCGAGAGTCTCCTGATCCAGCAGATCGAGTTCTGCTCAACGCTCGTCCTCAACAAGGTCGACCTCGTGACGCCTGAGCAGCTTCAGGAGCTGAGGGCGCTTGTCAGGGGCCTTCAGAGGGACGCCGTGATCGTGGAGGCCGCGCATGGCAACATTCCCATCGCCGAGCTCGTCGACACCGGCCGCTTCGACTTTGACAGGGCGTACAGGTCAGCCGCGTGGATGGATGCCATGGAGCATCCCGAGGAGCATGAGGACCCAGAGACCCTGGAGTACGGCATCTCGACCTTCGTCTACCATCGCCGCAGGCCCTTTGATGCCAACGCCTTCGATGACTTCGTGCACAGCTGGCCGTGCAGCGTCATTCGCGCCAAGGGCACCGTCTGGATACGGCAGGACCCCGACATGGACTACGTATTCGAGCAGGCGGGCAGGCAGGTGCGACTCTACGAGAACGGCCTTTTCTCAGATTCCTTCCCCGAAGAGGAGAAGCGTCGCCTGCTTGCGGAGCAACCCGAGCTCCTTAGGGACTGGGACCCCGTCTGTGGCGATCGCAGGATCAGGCTCTGCTTCATCGGCCGCGGCATGGACCGCACAGCCATAGAGACGGGCCTTGACGCCTGCCTTAGAGAATGGAAGAGCTGA
- the glyA gene encoding serine hydroxymethyltransferase has translation MSGYLEQLRVEDSEVSGLIEEELGRQRDSIELIASENFVSLVVMEAVGSPLTNKYAEGLPGKRYYGGCWAVDKMEDLARERAKRLFGAAFANVQPHSGAQANYAAETAFARPGDTVIGMDLSNGGHLTHGSPANFSGKLFDIKSYGLDPKTERIDYDDVEAKARESKPAIIIAGASAYPRTIDFERFAQIAHDSGAILMVDMAHIAGIVAAGLHPNPVPCSDVVTSTTHKTLRGTRGGLILWNNPDYTKRINSAVFPGTQGGPLEHVIAGKAVTFGEALRPEFKTYIQGVLVNAKALGRGMESRGLRLVTGGTDNHLLLVDLTGVAQGEVSGRDAERALERVGITVNKNTIPGEQRSPFVTSGIRVGSAAITTRGFSEQECERVGELIGDVVTHVHDERVFDRIEAEVKELLASHPLYPGLR, from the coding sequence ATGTCAGGCTATCTGGAGCAGCTGCGTGTTGAGGACAGCGAGGTCAGCGGTCTCATCGAGGAGGAACTCGGTCGCCAGCGCGACTCCATCGAGCTCATCGCGTCCGAGAACTTCGTGTCCCTCGTCGTGATGGAGGCGGTGGGAAGTCCTCTCACGAACAAGTACGCCGAGGGCCTTCCCGGCAAGCGCTACTATGGCGGTTGCTGGGCCGTCGACAAAATGGAGGACCTCGCTCGCGAGCGCGCGAAGCGGCTCTTTGGGGCCGCGTTCGCCAACGTCCAGCCCCACTCCGGTGCGCAAGCGAATTACGCGGCAGAAACTGCCTTCGCACGCCCTGGGGATACCGTCATCGGCATGGACCTCTCCAACGGCGGACACCTTACGCACGGCTCTCCCGCGAACTTCTCGGGTAAGCTCTTTGACATCAAGAGCTATGGGCTTGACCCCAAGACCGAGCGCATCGACTATGATGATGTCGAGGCAAAGGCGCGCGAGTCCAAGCCCGCCATCATCATCGCGGGTGCGTCGGCCTACCCCCGCACCATCGACTTCGAGCGCTTTGCCCAGATAGCCCACGACAGCGGCGCCATCCTCATGGTGGACATGGCCCACATCGCGGGCATCGTCGCCGCCGGCCTGCATCCCAACCCTGTGCCCTGCTCCGACGTTGTGACCTCCACTACCCACAAGACCCTGCGCGGCACGCGTGGCGGCCTCATCCTGTGGAACAACCCGGACTACACCAAGCGCATCAACTCGGCGGTCTTCCCGGGAACGCAGGGCGGACCCCTCGAGCACGTTATCGCCGGTAAGGCGGTGACCTTCGGCGAGGCGCTCAGGCCCGAGTTCAAGACCTATATCCAAGGTGTGCTCGTGAACGCCAAGGCGCTCGGTCGCGGCATGGAGTCGCGCGGCCTTCGCCTCGTGACGGGGGGCACAGACAACCACCTGCTGCTCGTGGACCTCACGGGGGTGGCGCAGGGCGAGGTCAGCGGGCGCGATGCGGAGCGGGCACTTGAGCGGGTCGGTATCACGGTCAACAAGAACACGATTCCCGGAGAGCAGCGCTCGCCCTTCGTGACGAGTGGCATCCGCGTGGGCTCTGCCGCCATCACGACACGCGGCTTCTCTGAGCAGGAGTGCGAGCGTGTCGGAGAGCTCATTGGTGACGTGGTGACGCATGTTCATGACGAGAGGGTGTTCGATCGCATCGAGGCGGAGGTCAAGGAGCTTCTGGCCTCGCATCCACTCTACCCGGGGCTGAGGTAG